One window of the Larus michahellis chromosome 24, bLarMic1.1, whole genome shotgun sequence genome contains the following:
- the LOC141734437 gene encoding mothers against decapentaplegic homolog 4-like isoform X1, whose translation MSLGTPGSSDAGPSIVRSLLCHRQRGDSEAFARRAIESLLRKLKEKKDELDALVAAVTTNGAHPSKCVTIPRTLDGRLQVAGRKGFPHVLYARLWRWPDLHKAELRPLRFCRFAFGLKRDSVCVNPYHYERLPAPPVGLGIHSPGETPAGGTAGGTPAAGVVPPAPDGGCPHPRHGLRCLCPPVVPPPVPPPRPLKEEVVHDCAQMEVPPPSRQQGDEVVSPPPPPTPYRQPLPPPQLPASPHLRPTLPMSPPAPGSSLLSLPHGEGLLRVACPTPPPAQPPPQKGYPEPPCHASPDSWTSTAIYAPSLGGPQPPLHPLNRYWPPHHNSGPYQQPVSTHPGPEFWCSIAYFEMDVQVGETFKVASGCPLVVVDGYVDPSGGARFCLGQLSNLHRTHASERARLHIGKGVQLECRGEGDVWLRCRSHHAVFLQSYYLDREAGRAPGDAVHKIYPGAYIKVFDLRQCHRQMQQQAATAQAAAAAQAAAVAGTIPGPGSVGGIAPAVGLSAAAGIGVDDLRRLCILRLSFVKGWGPDYPRQSITHTPCWIEVHLHRALQLLDEVLHAMPAAEPSPLP comes from the exons ATGTCCCTCGGCACGCCTGGCAGCAGCGACGCCGGCCCGAGCATTGTGCGCAGCCTGCTGTGCCACCGGCAGCGCGGGGACAGCGAGGCCTTCGCCCGCCGGGCCATCGAGAGCCTGCTCAGGAAGCTGAAGGAGAAGAAGGACGAGCTCGACGCGCTCGTCGCCGCCGTCACCACCAACGGCGCCCACCCCAGCAAGTGCGTCACCATCCCGCGCACCTTAGACGGGCGCCTCCAG gtggCCGGCAGGAAGGGGTTCCCCCACGTCCTCTACGCCCGGCTGTGGCGCTGGCCCGACCTGCACAAGGCCGAGCTGAGGCCCCTGCGCTTCTGCCGCTTCGCCTTCGGCCTCAAGCGCGACAGCGTCTGTGTCAACCCCTACCACTACGAGCGCCTGCCGGCCCCCCCCGTCG GTCTCGGCATCCACAGCCCAGGTGAGACGCCagcgggggggacggcggggggcaCCCCGGCAGCCGGCgttgtcccccccgcccccgacggCGGCTGTCCGCACCCCCGCCATGGTCTCCGGTGTCTGTGTccccccgtcgtcccccccccagtgccccccccgcgcccgctgAAGGAGGAGGTCGTCCATGACTGTGCGCAgatggaggtgccaccacccaGCCGGCAGCAGGGGGACGAGGTGGTGTcacctccacccccccccacgcCCTACCGCCAGCCACTGCCCCCCCCACagctccccgcgtccccccaccTCCGCCCCACGCTGCCCATGTCACCCCCAG cccctggCAGCTCCCTACTCTCGCTGCCCCATGGCGAGGGGCTGCTGCGCGTCGCCTGCCCAACACCCcccccggcgcagcccccccCGCAGAAGGGGTACCCCGAGCCGCCCTGCCACG cgtCGCCGGACAGCTGGACCAGTACAGCCATCTACGCACCCAGCCTGGGGGGGCCGCAGCCCCCGCTCCACCCCCTCAACCGCTACT ggcccccccaccATAACTCCGGGCCCTACCAGCAACCGGTGTCCACCCACCCCG ggccagaGTTTTGGTGCTCCATCGCCTATTTCGAGATGGACGTGCAGGTGGGGGAGACGTTCAAGGTGGCGTCCGGCTGCCCCCTGGTCGTCGTGGACGGTTACGTGGACCCCTCGGGGGGGGCCCGCTTCTGCCTGGGGCAGCTCTCCAACCTGCACCGCACCCACGCCAGCGAGCGGgcccg GCTGCACATCGGGAAGGGCGTGCAGCTGGAGTGCCGCGGCGAGGGCGACGTCTGGCTGCGGTGCCGGAGCCACCACGCCGTCTTCCTGCAGAGCTACTACCTGGACCGGGAGGCGGGCAGGGCCCCCGGCGACGCCGTCCACAAGATCTACCCCGGCGCGTACATCAAG gTATTTGACTTGCGCCAGTGCCACCGCCAGATGCAGCAGCAAGCGGCCACGGCTCAGGCTGCCGCTGCCGCTCAGGCGGCCGCCGTGGCTGGCACCATCCCTGGCCCCGGCTCGGTGGGAGGCATCGCGCCCGCCGTGG GGCTGTCGGCGGCAGCGGGGATCGGGGTGGATGACCTGCGGCGGTTGTGCATCCTGCGGCTGAGCTTCGTCAAGGGCTGGGGGCCCGACTACCCCCGGCAGAGCATCACGCACACACCATGCTGGATCGAGGTGCACCTCCATCGCGCCCTGCAGCTGCTGGACGAGGTCCTGCATGCCATGCCGGCCGCCgagcccagccccctgccctga
- the LOC141734437 gene encoding mothers against decapentaplegic homolog 4-like isoform X5 — protein sequence MSLGTPGSSDAGPSIVRSLLCHRQRGDSEAFARRAIESLLRKLKEKKDELDALVAAVTTNGAHPSKCVTIPRTLDGRLQVAGRKGFPHVLYARLWRWPDLHKAELRPLRFCRFAFGLKRDSVCVNPYHYERLPAPPVGLGIHSPVPPPRPLKEEVVHDCAQMEVPPPSRQQGDEVVSPPPPPTPYRQPLPPPQLPASPHLRPTLPMSPPAAPGSSLLSLPHGEGLLRVACPTPPPAQPPPQKGYPEPPCHASPDSWTSTAIYAPSLGGPQPPLHPLNRYWPPHHNSGPYQQPVSTHPGPEFWCSIAYFEMDVQVGETFKVASGCPLVVVDGYVDPSGGARFCLGQLSNLHRTHASERARLHIGKGVQLECRGEGDVWLRCRSHHAVFLQSYYLDREAGRAPGDAVHKIYPGAYIKVFDLRQCHRQMQQQAATAQAAAAAQAAAVAGTIPGPGSVGGIAPAVGLSAAAGIGVDDLRRLCILRLSFVKGWGPDYPRQSITHTPCWIEVHLHRALQLLDEVLHAMPAAEPSPLP from the exons ATGTCCCTCGGCACGCCTGGCAGCAGCGACGCCGGCCCGAGCATTGTGCGCAGCCTGCTGTGCCACCGGCAGCGCGGGGACAGCGAGGCCTTCGCCCGCCGGGCCATCGAGAGCCTGCTCAGGAAGCTGAAGGAGAAGAAGGACGAGCTCGACGCGCTCGTCGCCGCCGTCACCACCAACGGCGCCCACCCCAGCAAGTGCGTCACCATCCCGCGCACCTTAGACGGGCGCCTCCAG gtggCCGGCAGGAAGGGGTTCCCCCACGTCCTCTACGCCCGGCTGTGGCGCTGGCCCGACCTGCACAAGGCCGAGCTGAGGCCCCTGCGCTTCTGCCGCTTCGCCTTCGGCCTCAAGCGCGACAGCGTCTGTGTCAACCCCTACCACTACGAGCGCCTGCCGGCCCCCCCCGTCG GTCTCGGCATCCACAGCCCAG tgccccccccgcgcccgctgAAGGAGGAGGTCGTCCATGACTGTGCGCAgatggaggtgccaccacccaGCCGGCAGCAGGGGGACGAGGTGGTGTcacctccacccccccccacgcCCTACCGCCAGCCACTGCCCCCCCCACagctccccgcgtccccccaccTCCGCCCCACGCTGCCCATGTCACCCCCAG cagcccctggCAGCTCCCTACTCTCGCTGCCCCATGGCGAGGGGCTGCTGCGCGTCGCCTGCCCAACACCCcccccggcgcagcccccccCGCAGAAGGGGTACCCCGAGCCGCCCTGCCACG cgtCGCCGGACAGCTGGACCAGTACAGCCATCTACGCACCCAGCCTGGGGGGGCCGCAGCCCCCGCTCCACCCCCTCAACCGCTACT ggcccccccaccATAACTCCGGGCCCTACCAGCAACCGGTGTCCACCCACCCCG ggccagaGTTTTGGTGCTCCATCGCCTATTTCGAGATGGACGTGCAGGTGGGGGAGACGTTCAAGGTGGCGTCCGGCTGCCCCCTGGTCGTCGTGGACGGTTACGTGGACCCCTCGGGGGGGGCCCGCTTCTGCCTGGGGCAGCTCTCCAACCTGCACCGCACCCACGCCAGCGAGCGGgcccg GCTGCACATCGGGAAGGGCGTGCAGCTGGAGTGCCGCGGCGAGGGCGACGTCTGGCTGCGGTGCCGGAGCCACCACGCCGTCTTCCTGCAGAGCTACTACCTGGACCGGGAGGCGGGCAGGGCCCCCGGCGACGCCGTCCACAAGATCTACCCCGGCGCGTACATCAAG gTATTTGACTTGCGCCAGTGCCACCGCCAGATGCAGCAGCAAGCGGCCACGGCTCAGGCTGCCGCTGCCGCTCAGGCGGCCGCCGTGGCTGGCACCATCCCTGGCCCCGGCTCGGTGGGAGGCATCGCGCCCGCCGTGG GGCTGTCGGCGGCAGCGGGGATCGGGGTGGATGACCTGCGGCGGTTGTGCATCCTGCGGCTGAGCTTCGTCAAGGGCTGGGGGCCCGACTACCCCCGGCAGAGCATCACGCACACACCATGCTGGATCGAGGTGCACCTCCATCGCGCCCTGCAGCTGCTGGACGAGGTCCTGCATGCCATGCCGGCCGCCgagcccagccccctgccctga
- the LOC141734437 gene encoding mothers against decapentaplegic homolog 4-like isoform X3 — translation MSLGTPGSSDAGPSIVRSLLCHRQRGDSEAFARRAIESLLRKLKEKKDELDALVAAVTTNGAHPSKCVTIPRTLDGRLQVAGRKGFPHVLYARLWRWPDLHKAELRPLRFCRFAFGLKRDSVCVNPYHYERLPAPPVGLGIHSPGETPAGGTAGGTPAAGVVPPAPDGGCPHPRHGLRCLCPPVVPPPVPPPRPLKEEVVHDCAQMEVPPPSRQQGDEVVSPPPPPTPYRQPLPPPQLPASPHLRPTLPMSPPAAPGSSLLSLPHGEGLLRVACPTPPPAQPPPQKGYPEPPCHASPDSWTSTAIYAPSLGGPQPPLHPLNRYWPPHHNSGPYQQPVSTHPGPEFWCSIAYFEMDVQVGETFKVASGCPLVVVDGYVDPSGGARFCLGQLSNLHRTHASERARLHIGKGVQLECRGEGDVWLRCRSHHAVFLQSYYLDREAGRAPGDAVHKIYPGAYIKVFDLRQCHRQMQQQAATAQAAAAAQAAAVAGTIPGPGSVGGIAPAVGLSAAAGIGVDDLRRLCILRLSFVKGWGPDYPRQSITHTPCWIEVHLHRALQLLDEVLHAMPAAEPSPLP, via the exons ATGTCCCTCGGCACGCCTGGCAGCAGCGACGCCGGCCCGAGCATTGTGCGCAGCCTGCTGTGCCACCGGCAGCGCGGGGACAGCGAGGCCTTCGCCCGCCGGGCCATCGAGAGCCTGCTCAGGAAGCTGAAGGAGAAGAAGGACGAGCTCGACGCGCTCGTCGCCGCCGTCACCACCAACGGCGCCCACCCCAGCAAGTGCGTCACCATCCCGCGCACCTTAGACGGGCGCCTCCAG gtggCCGGCAGGAAGGGGTTCCCCCACGTCCTCTACGCCCGGCTGTGGCGCTGGCCCGACCTGCACAAGGCCGAGCTGAGGCCCCTGCGCTTCTGCCGCTTCGCCTTCGGCCTCAAGCGCGACAGCGTCTGTGTCAACCCCTACCACTACGAGCGCCTGCCGGCCCCCCCCGTCG GTCTCGGCATCCACAGCCCAGGTGAGACGCCagcgggggggacggcggggggcaCCCCGGCAGCCGGCgttgtcccccccgcccccgacggCGGCTGTCCGCACCCCCGCCATGGTCTCCGGTGTCTGTGTccccccgtcgtcccccccccagtgccccccccgcgcccgctgAAGGAGGAGGTCGTCCATGACTGTGCGCAgatggaggtgccaccacccaGCCGGCAGCAGGGGGACGAGGTGGTGTcacctccacccccccccacgcCCTACCGCCAGCCACTGCCCCCCCCACagctccccgcgtccccccaccTCCGCCCCACGCTGCCCATGTCACCCCCAG cagcccctggCAGCTCCCTACTCTCGCTGCCCCATGGCGAGGGGCTGCTGCGCGTCGCCTGCCCAACACCCcccccggcgcagcccccccCGCAGAAGGGGTACCCCGAGCCGCCCTGCCACG cgtCGCCGGACAGCTGGACCAGTACAGCCATCTACGCACCCAGCCTGGGGGGGCCGCAGCCCCCGCTCCACCCCCTCAACCGCTACT ggcccccccaccATAACTCCGGGCCCTACCAGCAACCGGTGTCCACCCACCCCG ggccagaGTTTTGGTGCTCCATCGCCTATTTCGAGATGGACGTGCAGGTGGGGGAGACGTTCAAGGTGGCGTCCGGCTGCCCCCTGGTCGTCGTGGACGGTTACGTGGACCCCTCGGGGGGGGCCCGCTTCTGCCTGGGGCAGCTCTCCAACCTGCACCGCACCCACGCCAGCGAGCGGgcccg GCTGCACATCGGGAAGGGCGTGCAGCTGGAGTGCCGCGGCGAGGGCGACGTCTGGCTGCGGTGCCGGAGCCACCACGCCGTCTTCCTGCAGAGCTACTACCTGGACCGGGAGGCGGGCAGGGCCCCCGGCGACGCCGTCCACAAGATCTACCCCGGCGCGTACATCAAG gTATTTGACTTGCGCCAGTGCCACCGCCAGATGCAGCAGCAAGCGGCCACGGCTCAGGCTGCCGCTGCCGCTCAGGCGGCCGCCGTGGCTGGCACCATCCCTGGCCCCGGCTCGGTGGGAGGCATCGCGCCCGCCGTGG GGCTGTCGGCGGCAGCGGGGATCGGGGTGGATGACCTGCGGCGGTTGTGCATCCTGCGGCTGAGCTTCGTCAAGGGCTGGGGGCCCGACTACCCCCGGCAGAGCATCACGCACACACCATGCTGGATCGAGGTGCACCTCCATCGCGCCCTGCAGCTGCTGGACGAGGTCCTGCATGCCATGCCGGCCGCCgagcccagccccctgccctga
- the LOC141734437 gene encoding mothers against decapentaplegic homolog 4-like isoform X4: MSLGTPGSSDAGPSIVRSLLCHRQRGDSEAFARRAIESLLRKLKEKKDELDALVAAVTTNGAHPSKCVTIPRTLDGRLQVAGRKGFPHVLYARLWRWPDLHKAELRPLRFCRFAFGLKRDSVCVNPYHYERLPAPPVAAPGSSLLSLPHGEGLLRVACPTPPPAQPPPQKGYPEPPCHASPDSWTSTAIYAPSLGGPQPPLHPLNRYWPPHHNSGPYQQPVSTHPGPEFWCSIAYFEMDVQVGETFKVASGCPLVVVDGYVDPSGGARFCLGQLSNLHRTHASERARLHIGKGVQLECRGEGDVWLRCRSHHAVFLQSYYLDREAGRAPGDAVHKIYPGAYIKVFDLRQCHRQMQQQAATAQAAAAAQAAAVAGTIPGPGSVGGIAPAVGLSAAAGIGVDDLRRLCILRLSFVKGWGPDYPRQSITHTPCWIEVHLHRALQLLDEVLHAMPAAEPSPLP; this comes from the exons ATGTCCCTCGGCACGCCTGGCAGCAGCGACGCCGGCCCGAGCATTGTGCGCAGCCTGCTGTGCCACCGGCAGCGCGGGGACAGCGAGGCCTTCGCCCGCCGGGCCATCGAGAGCCTGCTCAGGAAGCTGAAGGAGAAGAAGGACGAGCTCGACGCGCTCGTCGCCGCCGTCACCACCAACGGCGCCCACCCCAGCAAGTGCGTCACCATCCCGCGCACCTTAGACGGGCGCCTCCAG gtggCCGGCAGGAAGGGGTTCCCCCACGTCCTCTACGCCCGGCTGTGGCGCTGGCCCGACCTGCACAAGGCCGAGCTGAGGCCCCTGCGCTTCTGCCGCTTCGCCTTCGGCCTCAAGCGCGACAGCGTCTGTGTCAACCCCTACCACTACGAGCGCCTGCCGGCCCCCCCCGTCG cagcccctggCAGCTCCCTACTCTCGCTGCCCCATGGCGAGGGGCTGCTGCGCGTCGCCTGCCCAACACCCcccccggcgcagcccccccCGCAGAAGGGGTACCCCGAGCCGCCCTGCCACG cgtCGCCGGACAGCTGGACCAGTACAGCCATCTACGCACCCAGCCTGGGGGGGCCGCAGCCCCCGCTCCACCCCCTCAACCGCTACT ggcccccccaccATAACTCCGGGCCCTACCAGCAACCGGTGTCCACCCACCCCG ggccagaGTTTTGGTGCTCCATCGCCTATTTCGAGATGGACGTGCAGGTGGGGGAGACGTTCAAGGTGGCGTCCGGCTGCCCCCTGGTCGTCGTGGACGGTTACGTGGACCCCTCGGGGGGGGCCCGCTTCTGCCTGGGGCAGCTCTCCAACCTGCACCGCACCCACGCCAGCGAGCGGgcccg GCTGCACATCGGGAAGGGCGTGCAGCTGGAGTGCCGCGGCGAGGGCGACGTCTGGCTGCGGTGCCGGAGCCACCACGCCGTCTTCCTGCAGAGCTACTACCTGGACCGGGAGGCGGGCAGGGCCCCCGGCGACGCCGTCCACAAGATCTACCCCGGCGCGTACATCAAG gTATTTGACTTGCGCCAGTGCCACCGCCAGATGCAGCAGCAAGCGGCCACGGCTCAGGCTGCCGCTGCCGCTCAGGCGGCCGCCGTGGCTGGCACCATCCCTGGCCCCGGCTCGGTGGGAGGCATCGCGCCCGCCGTGG GGCTGTCGGCGGCAGCGGGGATCGGGGTGGATGACCTGCGGCGGTTGTGCATCCTGCGGCTGAGCTTCGTCAAGGGCTGGGGGCCCGACTACCCCCGGCAGAGCATCACGCACACACCATGCTGGATCGAGGTGCACCTCCATCGCGCCCTGCAGCTGCTGGACGAGGTCCTGCATGCCATGCCGGCCGCCgagcccagccccctgccctga
- the LOC141734437 gene encoding mothers against decapentaplegic homolog 4-like isoform X2, whose translation MSLGTPGSSDAGPSIVRSLLCHRQRGDSEAFARRAIESLLRKLKEKKDELDALVAAVTTNGAHPSKCVTIPRTLDGRLQVAGRKGFPHVLYARLWRWPDLHKAELRPLRFCRFAFGLKRDSVCVNPYHYERLPAPPVGLGIHSPGETPAGGTAGGTPAAGVVPPAPDGGCPHPRHGLRCLCPPVVPPPVPPPRPLKEEVVHDCAQMEVPPPSRQQGDEVVSPPPPPTPYRQPLPPPQLPASPHLRPTLPMSPPAAPGSSLLSLPHGEGLLRVACPTPPPAQPPPQKGYPEPPCHASPDSWTSTAIYAPSLGGPQPPLHPLNRYWPPHHNSGPYQQPVSTHPGPEFWCSIAYFEMDVQVGETFKVASGCPLVVVDGYVDPSGGARFCLGQLSNLHRTHASERARATTWTGRRAGPPATPSTRSTPARTSRYLTCASATARCSSKRPRLRLPLPLRRPPWLAPSLAPARWEASRPPWGCRRQRGSGWMTCGGCASCG comes from the exons ATGTCCCTCGGCACGCCTGGCAGCAGCGACGCCGGCCCGAGCATTGTGCGCAGCCTGCTGTGCCACCGGCAGCGCGGGGACAGCGAGGCCTTCGCCCGCCGGGCCATCGAGAGCCTGCTCAGGAAGCTGAAGGAGAAGAAGGACGAGCTCGACGCGCTCGTCGCCGCCGTCACCACCAACGGCGCCCACCCCAGCAAGTGCGTCACCATCCCGCGCACCTTAGACGGGCGCCTCCAG gtggCCGGCAGGAAGGGGTTCCCCCACGTCCTCTACGCCCGGCTGTGGCGCTGGCCCGACCTGCACAAGGCCGAGCTGAGGCCCCTGCGCTTCTGCCGCTTCGCCTTCGGCCTCAAGCGCGACAGCGTCTGTGTCAACCCCTACCACTACGAGCGCCTGCCGGCCCCCCCCGTCG GTCTCGGCATCCACAGCCCAGGTGAGACGCCagcgggggggacggcggggggcaCCCCGGCAGCCGGCgttgtcccccccgcccccgacggCGGCTGTCCGCACCCCCGCCATGGTCTCCGGTGTCTGTGTccccccgtcgtcccccccccagtgccccccccgcgcccgctgAAGGAGGAGGTCGTCCATGACTGTGCGCAgatggaggtgccaccacccaGCCGGCAGCAGGGGGACGAGGTGGTGTcacctccacccccccccacgcCCTACCGCCAGCCACTGCCCCCCCCACagctccccgcgtccccccaccTCCGCCCCACGCTGCCCATGTCACCCCCAG cagcccctggCAGCTCCCTACTCTCGCTGCCCCATGGCGAGGGGCTGCTGCGCGTCGCCTGCCCAACACCCcccccggcgcagcccccccCGCAGAAGGGGTACCCCGAGCCGCCCTGCCACG cgtCGCCGGACAGCTGGACCAGTACAGCCATCTACGCACCCAGCCTGGGGGGGCCGCAGCCCCCGCTCCACCCCCTCAACCGCTACT ggcccccccaccATAACTCCGGGCCCTACCAGCAACCGGTGTCCACCCACCCCG ggccagaGTTTTGGTGCTCCATCGCCTATTTCGAGATGGACGTGCAGGTGGGGGAGACGTTCAAGGTGGCGTCCGGCTGCCCCCTGGTCGTCGTGGACGGTTACGTGGACCCCTCGGGGGGGGCCCGCTTCTGCCTGGGGCAGCTCTCCAACCTGCACCGCACCCACGCCAGCGAGCGGgcccg AGCTACTACCTGGACCGGGAGGCGGGCAGGGCCCCCGGCGACGCCGTCCACAAGATCTACCCCGGCGCGTACATCAAG gTATTTGACTTGCGCCAGTGCCACCGCCAGATGCAGCAGCAAGCGGCCACGGCTCAGGCTGCCGCTGCCGCTCAGGCGGCCGCCGTGGCTGGCACCATCCCTGGCCCCGGCTCGGTGGGAGGCATCGCGCCCGCCGTGG GGCTGTCGGCGGCAGCGGGGATCGGGGTGGATGACCTGCGGCGGTTGTGCATCCTGCGGCTGA